One Streptomyces mobaraensis NBRC 13819 = DSM 40847 DNA segment encodes these proteins:
- a CDS encoding ATP-binding protein, which yields MADLQEASVTLPSAPASVSTARRYVASVLAGWGLPDGTEIAEAVRLIVSELATNAVQHTRGQSPTFTVDVLLERDEELRIGVTDSHPRHPRRLPAAVQQDNGRGLVIVRWLAAERGGRFCVTPTAEGGKTVWIRLPWTVPVR from the coding sequence ATGGCAGATCTCCAGGAAGCGTCCGTCACTCTGCCGAGCGCCCCCGCCTCGGTGTCCACGGCCCGCCGCTATGTCGCGTCCGTGCTGGCGGGGTGGGGTCTGCCGGACGGCACGGAGATCGCCGAGGCGGTGCGGCTGATCGTCTCCGAACTGGCCACCAACGCCGTGCAGCACACCCGCGGCCAGTCCCCCACCTTCACCGTGGATGTGCTGCTCGAACGGGACGAGGAGCTGCGTATCGGGGTCACCGACAGCCATCCCCGCCACCCCCGCCGGCTGCCCGCCGCGGTCCAGCAGGACAACGGGCGGGGGTTGGTGATCGTTCGCTGGCTCGCCGCCGAGCGCGGCGGCCGGTTCTGTGTCACACCGACCGCCGAGGGCGGCAAGACGGTGTGGATCCGCCTGCCGTGGACCGTGCCGGTGCGGTGA
- a CDS encoding C40 family peptidase has protein sequence MGAHKRPARLSKAKAASALTLAAVGVTVLTPGGTTKAEAASVSVRALQIAASKQGSPYQWGATGPYRFDCSGLTLYSFKRAGKQLPRTAAAQYNRTRHIPRSAREEGDLVFFHSGRGVYHVGIYAGGDKMWHAPKTGSVVRLERIWTTSVWYGRVT, from the coding sequence ATGGGCGCGCACAAACGTCCCGCAAGGCTGTCCAAAGCCAAGGCCGCATCGGCCCTGACCCTCGCCGCCGTCGGCGTCACGGTGCTGACGCCGGGCGGCACCACCAAGGCGGAGGCGGCATCCGTCTCGGTCAGGGCACTGCAGATCGCCGCATCCAAGCAGGGCTCGCCCTACCAGTGGGGCGCCACGGGCCCGTACCGCTTCGACTGCTCGGGGCTGACTCTCTACTCCTTCAAGCGGGCCGGCAAGCAGCTGCCCCGCACCGCCGCGGCCCAGTACAACCGCACCCGCCACATCCCTCGGTCCGCCCGTGAAGAGGGCGACCTGGTCTTCTTCCACTCCGGGCGGGGCGTCTACCACGTCGGGATATACGCAGGGGGCGACAAGATGTGGCACGCCCCCAAGACCGGTTCCGTCGTCCGCCTGGAGCGGATCTGGACGACCAGCGTCTGGTACGGCCGGGTGACCTGA
- a CDS encoding ATP-dependent Clp protease proteolytic subunit: MIPYASATPHTSRHVLPEFTERTADGRRTLDPYSKLLSERIVMLGTEVDDTAATDVIAQLMHLEHAAPDRDVSLYINSPGGSFAALCAVHDTLRYIACDIETVCLGQAGPAAALLLAAGTPGKRAVLPHARVLIGPPALPEPVRGTPSDLVIHAEELLRRRLAQAELLARYTGRDVERILADTDRDTVFDAPAAVAYGLADRVVENRAAWPAPTAGR, from the coding sequence GTGATCCCGTACGCGTCCGCGACCCCGCACACGTCCCGCCACGTCCTGCCGGAGTTCACCGAGCGCACCGCCGACGGCCGCCGCACGCTCGACCCCTACTCCAAGCTCCTGTCGGAGCGGATCGTCATGCTGGGGACGGAGGTCGACGACACCGCCGCCACGGATGTGATCGCCCAGTTGATGCACCTGGAGCACGCGGCGCCCGACCGGGACGTCTCGCTCTACATCAACTCCCCCGGCGGCTCCTTCGCCGCCCTGTGCGCCGTGCACGACACCCTGCGCTACATCGCGTGCGACATCGAGACCGTCTGCCTGGGCCAGGCCGGGCCGGCCGCCGCCCTGCTGCTCGCCGCCGGCACCCCCGGCAAACGGGCGGTGCTGCCGCACGCCCGGGTGCTCATCGGACCGCCGGCCCTGCCGGAGCCGGTCCGCGGCACCCCCTCCGACCTGGTGATCCACGCCGAGGAACTGCTGCGCCGGCGGTTGGCGCAGGCGGAGCTGCTGGCCCGGTACACCGGGCGGGACGTCGAGCGGATCCTGGCCGACACCGACCGGGACACGGTCTTCGACGCCCCGGCGGCGGTGGCCTACGGCCTGGCCGACCGGGTCGTCGAGAACCGCGCCGCCTGGCCGGCGCCGACGGCCGGGCGGTGA
- a CDS encoding type II toxin-antitoxin system Phd/YefM family antitoxin — MAYEIPVTQARAELAELINRVVYGGERVVVTRHGKPLVALVSAADLERLEQRAAEAEAGERPAGEPVISTVSTVRHLPSAPGEPGRFGIAAEYRDPGSEPRR, encoded by the coding sequence ATGGCCTACGAGATCCCTGTGACGCAAGCCCGAGCCGAGCTGGCGGAGCTGATCAACCGCGTCGTCTACGGCGGCGAGCGGGTCGTCGTGACGCGCCACGGGAAGCCCCTGGTCGCCCTGGTCTCCGCGGCCGACCTGGAACGACTCGAACAGCGCGCGGCGGAGGCGGAGGCGGGGGAGCGGCCCGCGGGCGAGCCGGTGATCAGCACCGTCTCGACGGTGCGGCACCTCCCGTCCGCTCCCGGCGAACCCGGCCGCTTCGGCATCGCCGCCGAGTACCGCGACCCGGGGAGCGAACCCCGACGCTGA